Genomic segment of Myxococcus stipitatus:
CTCGGTGCATCCCGCCTCCGTCGTGGGCGACAGCCGCACGGGTGCCACGGTGCAGCGCCTGGGCCTGGGGGACACGCTTCAGCGCATCCACACGGGAGACATGCCCGTCCTGCTGGGCACACCGGAGACCTTCGTCCCCGTGGTGGCCGTGGACACGGTGGCGAGGTTCCTCGCGGGCGTCGTGGAGCTCCCCGAGACCCAGGGGCAGGAGTACACACTGCTGGACCCGGCGACGCCGCCGCTGCATGAGCTGCTGCGCTGGGCGGCGAAGCGCTCGGGGCGGAGCGCACCCCGCATCGCCCTGCCCGTATCGTGGGTGCGCTGGCTGCCGGAGCGGCTGCTCGGGACGGCGACGGAGACCCTCGACTTCCTCGACACGGCCCGCTACCCGGTGGAGTCCACCCTCGCGGTGGCCCGGCGCATGGGGCTGGAGCTGCCTGCCGTGTCCACGGTGCTGGAGCGCTGGTTCGACTTCCTGCGGGACACGGGCTTCTCTCCGGACGTCGCGCGCGCCCAGGCCGCCGCTTCCCAGACACGAGCAGCCCGGGACGGCGATGTGGTGTAGTAGCGCCGCCCTCGCAACGGACCGGAGACCTCCTGGTGAACCGCCCTTCCCTGCTGGCCTTGCTCGTCGTCCTCCTGGCTCTGCCCACCGGACACTCGCTCGCGGCACAACCCTCTCCGGTCCTGAGCGCGCTGGAGGGCCTCTATCCCGAGCTGGACGTGTTCTATCGGGACCTGCACCAGACGCCCGAGCTGGCATTCCAGGAAGAGAAGACCGCCGCGAAGCTCGCCGAGCGCCTGCGCAAGCTGGGCTTCGACGTCACCACGGGCGTCGGAGGCACGGGTGTGGTGGCCCTGCTGCGCAACGGTCCAGGCCCCACCGTGATGCTGCGCACGGACCTGGACGGGCTGCCCATGGAGGAGAAGACGGGCCTGGCCTACGCCAGCAAGGTCACCGTCAAGAGTGGCGACGGCCAGGCGGTGCCGGTGATGCATGCGTGCGGGCATGACGTGCACATGACGGTGTGGCTCGGCACCGCCACGTTGCTGGCGCGCAAGAAGGACCAGTGGCGGGGCACCTTGATGATGGTGGGCCAGCCC
This window contains:
- a CDS encoding SDR family oxidoreductase, with protein sequence MKDTSADSLVIGSTGLIGRWLVPELTRQGRRVALLSRNAQARAQEYRDWVAALGGEPRQLVFLEGDLDAPRLGLRTSDEASLAGVRDVFHLGARFAWHLPPALAQRTNVEGTRAVVELASRLTSPRRLVLVGGYRIGPRLDASGTVIPASELRHSRSGAYEASKILAHQVALETAARLGVPITSVHPASVVGDSRTGATVQRLGLGDTLQRIHTGDMPVLLGTPETFVPVVAVDTVARFLAGVVELPETQGQEYTLLDPATPPLHELLRWAAKRSGRSAPRIALPVSWVRWLPERLLGTATETLDFLDTARYPVESTLAVARRMGLELPAVSTVLERWFDFLRDTGFSPDVARAQAAASQTRAARDGDVV